The sequence below is a genomic window from Mycobacteriales bacterium.
TAGGCACCGGTGACGTCGAGCTCACGAAACCACGCCGGTGTCATGTCGACGCCGTCGCCCGGCACACCCCCGAGCACGACGCGTCCGCCGGCCCTGACGGTGCGCAGCGCGGTGTCGATCGAGCCGCGTGAGCCCACCGCGTCGATCGCCACGTCGACGCCGCCGAGCAGGAACGCAGGACCGCGCTCGGGTTCGAGGCGGAACGCGCGCGTGCTGCGGCGTACCGCGCCTGCGACCTCGGACGGGCTGACGACGTCGGTCGCGCCCATCGCCTTGGCCAGCTCGGCCTGCTTGCCGTGCTTGGCCACCACGGTCACGTGGCCCGCCGGTGTCAGCTCCTTGAGCGCGAGGGCGGTGAACAGGCCGACCGCACCGGCCCCGACCACGAGTGCCGAACCGCCGTCCGCGAGCTGCGCGCGGCGAGCGATGTGGACCGCGCACGCGAGCGGCTCGACCAGCACTGCTCGCTCGTCGGGAAGGTCGTCAGGGACGACGTGCAGCTGCGAGACGTGCGCGACCAGCTCGCCGCTCCAGCCGCCTCCGGTGTCCTTGCAGTAGCCGGTCTGTAGTCCGGGGGAGATGTGGCCGACCGTGATGCGGTCGCAGCGGTTGCGCTTGCCGGCTTCGCAGGCTGCGCATTTCGGGAGTGCTCGGGCCTCGCAGCCGAGCACCGGGTCGATGACGACCCGGCTCCCGGCGGGTATGCCGGGGGCGTCGTCTCTCGTCTCGCCGACCACTTCGTGTCCCGGTACGAAGGGCATGGAGACCAGCGGCGTGAAGTACAGCGAGGTGTGCCCCGAAAGGGTCGCGAGGTCGCTGCCGCAGATGCCCGACAGCCGAGGCCGGACCCGCACCCATCCCTCGCCGTGGGTACGTGGCCCCTCGCGGTGCACCAGCCGCAGAGGTGCGAGTGGGCCGGCCAGCAGGCTCGGCACCCGGGGACCGATGGTACGGGCCGCGACGTAGCGCGGCAGGGAGCGGTAGACCTCGAGGGCCGAGATCACTGCGCAACCGCCTTGCGCGGTGCGGTTGCGTCCCGCTGCGCGGGCCCAGTGGTGGAGTGCCAGATCTCGACCGGCCAGCGCTCTTTGCGAGCGACTCGGGACAACACCACGTCCGGGTCGATGGCGACCGGGTGGCCGAC
It includes:
- a CDS encoding zinc-binding dehydrogenase — encoded protein: MISALEVYRSLPRYVAARTIGPRVPSLLAGPLAPLRLVHREGPRTHGEGWVRVRPRLSGICGSDLATLSGHTSLYFTPLVSMPFVPGHEVVGETRDDAPGIPAGSRVVIDPVLGCEARALPKCAACEAGKRNRCDRITVGHISPGLQTGYCKDTGGGWSGELVAHVSQLHVVPDDLPDERAVLVEPLACAVHIARRAQLADGGSALVVGAGAVGLFTALALKELTPAGHVTVVAKHGKQAELAKAMGATDVVSPSEVAGAVRRSTRAFRLEPERGPAFLLGGVDVAIDAVGSRGSIDTALRTVRAGGRVVLGGVPGDGVDMTPAWFRELDVTGAYASGGDAFAVALRLAKEAPLDGLLGVAYPLDRWREALDHAHDGGRLGTLKVAFDLRRAS